The region CAGCGGATGAGGCAGGGCACGTTCAGTGAGTTACTCCACTCCTGTAAACAGTGTCTGGCAAACAGCTCAGCCAGCCCCTCTGCCAACCACCCCCTCTTCCACTGCTTTCTGAAAGCACTAGCCAGAGCAAAGCAAGTATCACTACTTTTCACCTCCTTTATTATAATGTTGTTCAGAAAGAAGTGCCTGAGACACCTGATCTGTAGAtgaattcatttttaaattatgccACTACGTATTACTGTCATTGTTTTCTCACAACAATGTCAAATACAATATAAAACTTTGGATTTTCTATAGTGAGTAAAATCAGCAAAGTCAAAAGGCAGACAGTGCTGGCAGTGCTGTTACTGCTCAATTCTGTAAGACAGAACCAGGGTAAGGCGCTTTGGTAATCAGCACCAAGTTGAAGTGACAAGCTTTGTAACAACAATTCACTCTCCACGCGCTAGAGTATGTGCAAGTTTTCTGCAGATGCATGGAAAACTGAGACCCCCTGGTTGTTCTCTAAGCTGCTTTGAAACTACAATTCGTTTAATCCAGCAGCAGATCCTGGTACTATTCTTTTCCTAAGTACAGTACATTTTGATAGCAACATAGAAGCACACGACACAAAACAGATTTGTTCAAGCTCACCATGGTTCTGATGGGCCACACGCACCAAGAGGCAATTCAAAAAGAGTACACAACTCAATTCATCAGGACAACAACACTTACTCAAATGAATTCCGGCTCACTTTGTGAAGGAAGAAAGATTTCACAAATGAAAAGAACTTATTGCAAGTGGTACTGCCCAGCTTGGCCACTTCTAATACAGATCAGAAGTATCAGAAGCTACCAAGGAGCCAAGGACAAAGAATTcctgttttgtaaatattttagatatagcaagcttgttttaaaaagaaaagccactgCACAATATTCCAAATGGCCTTCTCTAACAGACTTGAAATCGTTAGATCAACACTGATGGGAAATGCAGATTTCAGTAGCAGTTCTGGCACCTTGCAATTTGGAAAACTTGTGCATATAGGACTGAGGCAGCTTGTTCGCAGACCCCTTTCTTGCAGTATCCTAGGGTCACCTGTGCTTTCTTCACAACAGCGTATTGCTGGATTCAGCAGGTGCCTTCCTCAGAAGGCGCAAACTGGCAGCTATCGTGAGAAACAGTGTCAATGCTCTGCACTTCTGACTGTGGGTGAATGGACACCTGAACGGCTATCTCTTGACCTTGCTCATTCATGGACCCATCGTCTGAATCCCCAGCTGGTGAATCGCTGCGCTTGATCTCTGGGTTGATGGGGTATATCGCAGCTTGGGTACCGCAGGTTTGGGtctgtttttcctcctccccaactTCATCGGGATCATCAACTCGCACAGCCTCAAAGATCTCCTCCATGAACGCCCGGCAGTTAAGGATCAGAGGTGGAAGGGGAATGCTTCTGGCAAGCTCTTCAATGTACCGAGCAAACTCCATGGTCTTAAACTGAGTGACTTTGGCCAACTCTAGTGTTTTGGCAGATGTAATGATAGGGATACGCTTGGCTATCTCAAAAGCCTTCTGAAGCTTCTCAGCCCCTTCCGTCCTGAAGAATTCATTGATAGCCTTCTCTGTTTTGCGGAGGTGACTGCTCATCATGCACAGACGAGTTATGTTTAAAACGAGGGTGATAGCAAAGGCAACGAGGCACACAATCATGTAGTAAATACTCATGTCTCCTGAGGTGAAGATAACCCTCAGGGTGACTGTGTAATACAAGGTGTCATTATGATTAACACCTGCACATGTATATCGCCCCCGGTCAGCAAAGTTGACCTTTGTGATGTTAAGGGAATTATCGGCAATCCTCCACCGGCCACCTGGAGATTCAAAAGAAATAAACTGAgctaatgaaacaaaaatcagTAGGTAAACTAGACATGTGCTGTTTGCTCCGTCGACAGGAGACAGAGCTTGGAAGTAAGCAGTTCATTTCTAGCATAATACAAACACTACACCAAGGACTGAAATTTCCTTTTCATGCTTGTGATGCAGAAAGCCAGTTACCAATCCTACTGCTTAATGGTAAATTATTCTGCACGCTTGCTACTctggtttttctcctttctctcatcTGTACTTTCTTGTGTGCTTTCGAACTGCTAGCTCTTTCTGACAGAGAACCTAATTCTTAACTAGTGCTTCTTGCCCACTGTGTAATATTATGTTGAAAGACCGTCCTCTATAAAGTCTAATTTTCCATACGCTCGGAGTCAAAAGTCAAGTGACCCATAAAAAAGATCAGAGTCTGTAAATGGCTCTGCTGGCAAAAGAACCCCAGATTTTTTTGAGACAGTTTTCTGCTGAGCATGCAGTGCTGAATTACAAAACCCATGtaaaaagaaatcaatgaaagAAGCTAGCTTTATACAGTATTTCCTATGCGTTTATAACTTAGGAGGAAAACTGTTTTCATAACTCATTCTTCTAATTACTCTACTTTGAACTAATCTCCAGATGGCATTATAACTACCAGGAGGTTACTGAATGCTTAAGGCAGAAAGATGGCCTCCAAGAAGATCCTATCAATTAGCTTGATGACCTTAATTAATACTAATAGAGTAGAGAAAACCTCATGCATTTctaaaagacattattttttgaaaattaaaaactaCAGGGACAGAACTCTAAGAGCCAAAGGCTAGGAAAATATATTCTCCCTCTTACAAAAGGGTTAAATAGCATGTATTTCATTGTTGACCATTACAAATTGTGTTAGTTTCCACAGTCTCACTGGTgcataaaccagaaaatatatGTAGTAAGTTACcccatgctttaaaaaaaatcctgtagcAAAATTAACACACTGATTGCCAGCTGGAAAAGGTCACAAGTTGTGGACGACTGTGTTTAATTCATGTGTTTGAAAAAATATAGTATAAAAAAGagcaataataaataaaaacatcaggTAGTATCTGGTAGGATGCAGATTAATTTCTTCTATACTGAATACTGTGATGCCTCTTGAACGAAATGATTCTGTGGGGCACCACAGCAGGATGGATGGGCTAGGACAGGACTCAAGTATAATTCACATGCCACATGCCAGAGGGCAAAGGGCTCTGTCTTGCTCCCTCCTTATCTCCCAACTGTAAAAATGGGAGGATAGGCAGGGAAAATGATAATAAAGTCCCAGAGGTTTTCAGATACTGTATAAAAGGGGAATACTGGAGGatagaaaacagcaggaaagctCACCTTCATCTTTCTGTTCAAGCAGGTGTCCTCTGGAGTTATACCAAAGAATATATTCATACTGGCTGATGTTCAGTCTACATTCAATTAAAATACTGGTCCCCTCTTTGGCTATGATATCATGATGTACTGGAGAACTTACTAAAGCTTGAGACACTGTATGAAGTGATGCATTGAAAGACCCAAAAGCAACTGTCctgttaaaagctacattttcTGGTGTAAATCCAATTGAAAGATCAGCACTAACAGTCAAAATTAACAGGCAATAGCTGAGCTTCATGGAAAACTAGAGAAAActcttttttcatttaatttggaGAAATGAGGTCATATGATATTAAGCTGTCCGTATTGCTTTGAGACAGGAGAGGAGGCTCTTGATTTGTTCAGTGATAGAAGATGTCGTGGATCCAAATGCACTTTCAAGACCATCAATATTAGAAGTGGAAACTGGaaatccaactgaaaaaaaaattaagtttattaatGATAGCAAGCTTATGGCGtattcaaatttcattttcagtaaacaGATTTCGATTAGCATAATATAAACTGTCAGCCGAGAGGTTCCAAATCAGAGCTTTGCTTGGAACACAGTAATGAAACGAGGGTAAGAACGCATTAGCACAACCTTCAGTCCTCTAGATGTTCATCTTCCCATCCAAATAAATAATCTCAGGAACAATAATCATTAAGtggaaaaaggttttaaaaaaagaatgaattgtTCATACTACTTGAAATGCATAACTATCTTTAGGGTCAGAAAGTGGATTCTGCATTTGTTAACCGAGAAAAAGTGCTTTCTTaatagaggaagaaaagcaagaaagaggatATAATTTCTGCCTCCCTACCCACCAATATCAAAGTGCTTTGAAGCcctgtttttttaaagccagtcTTTCATTTAGCATCTACAGAAAAACCAAAGCGCACACACATCTGATTTTTAGCATTTATACATCTACTTACTTGATTTTAGAGGCACAA is a window of Accipiter gentilis chromosome 26, bAccGen1.1, whole genome shotgun sequence DNA encoding:
- the MFAP3 gene encoding microfibril-associated glycoprotein 3, with the protein product MKLSYCLLILTVSADLSIGFTPENVAFNRTVAFGSFNASLHTVSQALVSSPVHHDIIAKEGTSILIECRLNISQYEYILWYNSRGHLLEQKDEGGRWRIADNSLNITKVNFADRGRYTCAGVNHNDTLYYTVTLRVIFTSGDMSIYYMIVCLVAFAITLVLNITRLCMMSSHLRKTEKAINEFFRTEGAEKLQKAFEIAKRIPIITSAKTLELAKVTQFKTMEFARYIEELARSIPLPPLILNCRAFMEEIFEAVRVDDPDEVGEEEKQTQTCGTQAAIYPINPEIKRSDSPAGDSDDGSMNEQGQEIAVQVSIHPQSEVQSIDTVSHDSCQFAPSEEGTC